One genomic segment of Primulina huaijiensis isolate GDHJ02 unplaced genomic scaffold, ASM1229523v2 scaffold32015, whole genome shotgun sequence includes these proteins:
- the LOC140968039 gene encoding uncharacterized protein isoform X2 → MADQYQESHEHQNDNQEQPLSDHQHYVKLLSSYLGLSFAIFLGSLPKNSISLLSTLREKNKALTLELMQAEEQLRQLHSRRKEDSKANARVVEIFASHRHAWQQEEKRLLQQIDEVSEEIVFLQGKIEEFESVRAELEGNVQDLKREVSERDEMLNFVSRSNFEVEGSGGDCYGDMEVRYGKDGVSEGVELGVEECFLEAGLDEAGAVYGQSTRGYSSDFLNSAASKFWSEKASPWQDMHYESLESQYNMKHFVARDSPWKVDADSTGVSSKLKLLEQELLNLERIGKTDLSKVPYQMRKQAKRYQALAGKIDDLCRKMQASDPCEPTISSDFRTQRQTEFLLEAFRLKQRAYETNQKLMALQTKAGKSYREEEFEGQAKLTTIRALGSIIKNFKEIQRNLEIWLAQIIGDLEGILSRDGTSRVREYYISRYPFVR, encoded by the exons ATGGCTGACCAATACCAAGAAAGCCATGAGCACCAAAATGACAACCAAGAACAACCACTCAGTGATCATCAGCATTACGTGAAGCTGTTGTCCTCATATTTAGGCCTCAGTTTCGCAATTTTTCTTGGGTCTTTGCCTAAAAACTCCATCTCTTTACTCTCTACACTTCGAGAAAAAAATAAAGCTCTCACCTTGGAGCTCATGCAAGCTGAAGAGCAGCTGAGGCAACTTCACTCGAGAAGGAAAGAGGACTCAAAGGCAAATGCAAGAGTTGTTGAAATCTTTGCCAGCCACAGACACGCATGGCAGCAGGAAGAGAAGAGGTTGTTGCAGCAGATCGACGAGGTCAGTGAAGAAATAGTGTTTTTGCAGGGTAAAATTGAGGAATTTGAAAGCGTGAGGGCTGAATTGGAGGGGAATGTTCAAGATTTGAAAAGGGAAGTCAGTGAGAGAGATGAAATGCTGAATTTTGTGAGCAGGAGTAACTTTGAGGTAGAGGGTAGTGGTGGAGATTGCTATGGTGACATGGAGGTGAGGTATGGGAAAGACGGGGTGTCAGAAGGGGTTGAGTTGGGGGTAGAAGAGTGTTTTTTGGAAGCTGGGTTGGATGAAGCGGGAGCTGTTTATGGGCAGAGTACAAGAGGGTATAGTTCAGATTTCTTGAATTCTGCAGCTTCAAAATTTTGGTCTGAGAAAGCAAGTCCCTGGCAG GATATGCATTACGAATCCCTTGAATCTCAGTACAATATGAAGCATTTTGTGGCCAG AGACTCTCCTTGGAAGGTTGATGCCGACTCTACTGGAGTTTCCTCTAAGCTAAAACTACTCGAGCAAGAACTGCTAAATTTGGAAAGAATCGGCAAGACAGATCTATCAAAAGTGCCATATCAAATGCGAAAGCAGGCCAAGAGGTATCAAGCATTAGCAGGAAAAATTGATGATCTGTGCAGGAAAATG CAAGCTAGCGATCCCTGCGAACCCACCATCAGTTCAGACTTCCGAACACAGAGACAAACCGAGTTTTTACTTGAAGCATTTCGACTAAAGCAACGCGCATATGAAACAAATCAGAAACTGATGGCTTTACAAACCAAAGCTGGAAAATCCTACCGTGAAGAGGAATTTGAAGGCCAGGCTAAACTAACCACAATTCGAGCACTGGGTTCGATAATAAAAAACTTCAAAGAAATCCAGAGAAATTTAGAGATATGGCTGGCCCAAATAATCGGAGATCTTGAAGGAATTTTGTCCAGAGATGGTACTTCTCGTGTAAGAGAGTACTACATATCTAGGTACCCTTTTGTTCGATGA
- the LOC140968039 gene encoding uncharacterized protein isoform X1 — MADQYQESHEHQNDNQEQPLSDHQHYVKLLSSYLGLSFAIFLGSLPKNSISLLSTLREKNKALTLELMQAEEQLRQLHSRRKEDSKANARVVEIFASHRHAWQQEEKRLLQQIDEVSEEIVFLQGKIEEFESVRAELEGNVQDLKREVSERDEMLNFVSRSNFEVEGSGGDCYGDMEVRYGKDGVSEGVELGVEECFLEAGLDEAGAVYGQSTRGYSSDFLNSAASKFWSEKASPWQDMHYESLESQYNMKHFVARRDSPWKVDADSTGVSSKLKLLEQELLNLERIGKTDLSKVPYQMRKQAKRYQALAGKIDDLCRKMQASDPCEPTISSDFRTQRQTEFLLEAFRLKQRAYETNQKLMALQTKAGKSYREEEFEGQAKLTTIRALGSIIKNFKEIQRNLEIWLAQIIGDLEGILSRDGTSRVREYYISRYPFVR; from the exons ATGGCTGACCAATACCAAGAAAGCCATGAGCACCAAAATGACAACCAAGAACAACCACTCAGTGATCATCAGCATTACGTGAAGCTGTTGTCCTCATATTTAGGCCTCAGTTTCGCAATTTTTCTTGGGTCTTTGCCTAAAAACTCCATCTCTTTACTCTCTACACTTCGAGAAAAAAATAAAGCTCTCACCTTGGAGCTCATGCAAGCTGAAGAGCAGCTGAGGCAACTTCACTCGAGAAGGAAAGAGGACTCAAAGGCAAATGCAAGAGTTGTTGAAATCTTTGCCAGCCACAGACACGCATGGCAGCAGGAAGAGAAGAGGTTGTTGCAGCAGATCGACGAGGTCAGTGAAGAAATAGTGTTTTTGCAGGGTAAAATTGAGGAATTTGAAAGCGTGAGGGCTGAATTGGAGGGGAATGTTCAAGATTTGAAAAGGGAAGTCAGTGAGAGAGATGAAATGCTGAATTTTGTGAGCAGGAGTAACTTTGAGGTAGAGGGTAGTGGTGGAGATTGCTATGGTGACATGGAGGTGAGGTATGGGAAAGACGGGGTGTCAGAAGGGGTTGAGTTGGGGGTAGAAGAGTGTTTTTTGGAAGCTGGGTTGGATGAAGCGGGAGCTGTTTATGGGCAGAGTACAAGAGGGTATAGTTCAGATTTCTTGAATTCTGCAGCTTCAAAATTTTGGTCTGAGAAAGCAAGTCCCTGGCAG GATATGCATTACGAATCCCTTGAATCTCAGTACAATATGAAGCATTTTGTGGCCAG AAGAGACTCTCCTTGGAAGGTTGATGCCGACTCTACTGGAGTTTCCTCTAAGCTAAAACTACTCGAGCAAGAACTGCTAAATTTGGAAAGAATCGGCAAGACAGATCTATCAAAAGTGCCATATCAAATGCGAAAGCAGGCCAAGAGGTATCAAGCATTAGCAGGAAAAATTGATGATCTGTGCAGGAAAATG CAAGCTAGCGATCCCTGCGAACCCACCATCAGTTCAGACTTCCGAACACAGAGACAAACCGAGTTTTTACTTGAAGCATTTCGACTAAAGCAACGCGCATATGAAACAAATCAGAAACTGATGGCTTTACAAACCAAAGCTGGAAAATCCTACCGTGAAGAGGAATTTGAAGGCCAGGCTAAACTAACCACAATTCGAGCACTGGGTTCGATAATAAAAAACTTCAAAGAAATCCAGAGAAATTTAGAGATATGGCTGGCCCAAATAATCGGAGATCTTGAAGGAATTTTGTCCAGAGATGGTACTTCTCGTGTAAGAGAGTACTACATATCTAGGTACCCTTTTGTTCGATGA
- the LOC140968006 gene encoding probable carotenoid cleavage dioxygenase 4, chloroplastic, producing the protein MDTLFSSLISVIFPKSMAVSPFIKVQMLMAHSTSQILEKSKNPISISKQAALRKSNKLQPLEIIFKSLDDLISNFLDLPLHPNIDPSHVLSRYFAPVDELPPTACQVVEGSLPSCLNGSYIRNGPNPQFIPRGPYHLYDGDGMLHLIKISQGEATFCSRYVQTYKYMVEREIGYPIFPSVFSSFNGFRASMARCVVALARGLAGQFNPLVHGLGAANTSLAMFGGSLFALAESDLPYEIEVTSSGDIATLGRHFFHNTSRQLRMTAHPKFDPKTRETFAFSYDINRPFLTFFRINPDGRIQATVPILSLEKSSMTHDFAVTENYAIFPDLQIQFNLKEITRGRSPVVIDPCKVPRIGIMPKYANDDREMSWIVASGLNILHVMNAWEEDGGDTVVMVASYAVSAEQAWENHDLTQFRMEKIVINVKAKTLERHPLSTKILEFGGVNPAYAGKKTRYIYSAMLETPEMSVGLVKLDLSIPDCDDCIVSSRLYGPGCIGGEPIFVPNDPKNLDAEEDDGYLITYVHNENTDESIFLVMDAKSPDLDTVAVVKLPRRVPLGFHGIFVPQDT; encoded by the exons ATGGACACCCTGTTTTCTTCTTTAATCTCTGTTATTTTTCCAAAATCAATGGCTGTATCTCCATTTATCAAAGTTCAGATGCTAATGGCACACTCCACTTCTCAAATTCTTGAAAAGTCCAAGAATCCAATATCAATCTCAAAACAAGCAGCCCTACGCAAGAGCAATAAACTTCAACCACTCGAAATCATCTTTAAGTCTTTAGATGATCTTATATCCAATTTTCTGGACTTGCCCCTTCATCCTAATATAGACCCGAGCCATGTTTTGTCCCGGTACTTCGCCCCGGTGGATGAGCTTCCTCCCACTGCATGTCAAGTCGTGGAGGGATCCCTTCCTAGTTGTTTGAACGGATCATACATCCGCAACGGCCCGAACCCTCAGTTCATTCCTAGAGGACCTTACCATCTCTACGACGGTGATGGGATGCTTCATTTGATCAAAATCTCGCAAGGGGAAGCTACGTTTTGTAGTCGATATGTCCAGACGTATAAATACATGGTTGAACGTGAGATAGGATACCCAATTTTTCCTAGCGTTTTCTCCTCGTTCAATGGATTCAGAGCCAGCATGGCACGTTGTGTCGTGGCTCTAGCACGAGGTCTAGCGGGGCAGTTCAATCCTCTGGTCCATGGCTTAGGAGCTGCGAACACGAGCCTGGCTATGTTCGGTGGCAGTCTCTTCGCTCTTGCTGAGTCCGATCTTCCGTATGAGATAGAAGTTACGTCGAGCGGAGATATAGCCACCCTTGGCCGCCATTTCTTTCATAATACCAGTCGGCAACTAAGAATGACTGCTCATCCAAAATTCGATCCAAAAACAAGAGAAACATTTGCTTTCTCGTACGACATAAACCGTCcatttttaacatttttccgGATCAATCCCGACGGGAGAATACAGGCAACTGTTCCCATCCTTTCCCTGGAAAAGTCGTCGATGACTCACGACTTTGCTGTTACAGAAAACTACGCCATATTCCCTGATTTACAGATACAGTTTAACTTGAAGGAGATTACGAGAGGAAGGTCGCCTGTGGTAATTGACCCCTGTAAAGTTCCCCGAATCGGGATCATGCCTAAATATGCAAATGACGATAGAGAAATGAGTTGGATTGTTGCCTCAGGATTGAACATTTTACACGTGATGAATGCGTGGGAAGAAGACGGCGGAGACACGGTGGTGATGGTGGCGTCTTATGCGGTATCAGCTGAGCAGGCGTGGGAAAATCATGATTTGACGCAGTTCAGAATGGAGAAAATTGTGATAAATGTGAAGGCCAAGACATTGGAGAGGCATCCATTGTCTaccaaaattcttgaatttggaGGTGTTAATCCAGCGTACGCAGGAAAGAAGACAAG GTATATATACTCGGCAATGTTAGAAACTCCAGAGATGTCAGTAGGGCTGGTGAAGTTAGACCTATCGATACCAGATTGTGACGATTGCATTGTGTCTAGTCGGTTATATGGACCAGGTTGTATTGGAGGTGAACCAATTTTCGTGCCAAATGATCCTAAAAATCTGGATGCGGAGGAAGATGATGGTTACTTAATTACTTATGTGCATAATGAGAACACAGACGAGTCGATATTTTTGGTGATGGATGCCAAGTCCCCGGATCTTGACACTGTTGCCGTCGTTAAGCTTCCACGGAGGGTGCCTTTAGGGTTCCATGGAATATTTGTGCCTCAGGATACATAA